A genome region from Gadus chalcogrammus isolate NIFS_2021 chromosome 5, NIFS_Gcha_1.0, whole genome shotgun sequence includes the following:
- the LOC130382157 gene encoding solute carrier family 2, facilitated glucose transporter member 1, with protein MEKTQRNILPAALLGSILSAVLGSLQIGYHTGNVNAPAMVIQEFFNSTWRARYNVSMPDQKLTLLWSVSVSIKDFGALLGALCFKYMVDSFGRRNSILIANGLSVVGALLMSLSKLAKSFEVLIVGRLVFGVFCGLVMSMNPLYVQEVSPTNLRGAFATLNQVAYTLGILIGMVVGLETALGTWDRWDLMLCLSLIPALLQYLLLPFCPESPRYLLLTRGQEAKAEAALLRLRGNPDMVRKELEEMKERETNTKASISIQQFFTKASYQQPILLVVMIALGSQLSGFNAMINYSTKMFEDAFSEAKYLTLGVGAANLTFSVVAFFLMEKAGRRKLLLTGFLIILVCNLLLTIVDGLQTLVPQLQFLQVVAVFCLVAAYELGPGPISWFIAAELFDQQARPIAMAFTSMLNWGGKFLLALIYPPLLDVLGGYVYLLFMAIALVSLCVTWFRMPETRGRSFDDIAEEFRGAEGILMQNKSHFNTF; from the exons ATGGAAAAGACTCAAAGG aatATTCTGCCGGCTGCCCTCCTGGGGTCAATTCTGTCTGCTGTACTGGGCTCACTGCAGATTGGCTACCACACCGGCAACGTCAACGCCCCTGCCATG GTCATCCAGGAGTTCTTCAACAGCACATGGAGGGCCAGGTACAACGTGTCAATGCCTGACCAGAAACTGACATTACTGTGGTCGGTGTCTGTCAGCATCAAGGACTTCGGTGCTCTGCTTGGGGCACTGTGTTTCAAATACATGGTAGACTCTTTCGGCAG GCGTAACTCCATCCTCATAGCGAACGGGCTGTCTGTAGTGGGGGCGTTGTTGATGTCCTTGTCCAAGTTGGCAAAGTCCTTCGAGGTGCTCATCGTGGGCCGGCTGGTGTTCGGAGTGTTCTGTGGGCTGGTCATGAGCATGAACCCCCTGTATGTCCAGGAGGTATCCCCCACCAACCTGAGAGGAGCCTTTGCCACCCTCAACCAGGTGGCCTACACCTTAGGAATCCTCATTGGGATG GTGGTGGGTCTAGAGACGGCCCTGGGCACCTGGGACCGATGGGACCTGATGCTGTGCCTGTCCCTGATCCCAGCCCTGCTGCAGTACCTGCTGCTGCCCTTCTGTCCTGAGAGCCCCCGCTACCTGCTGCTCACACGAGGCCAGGAGGCCAAGGCTGAGGCCG CCCTGTTGAGACTGAGGGGCAATCCAGACATGGTGcggaaggagctggaggagatgaaggagagggaaACCAACACCAAGGCCAGCATAAGCATCCAGCAGTTCTTCACCAAGGCCTCCTACCAGCAGCCTATCCTATTGGTGGTGATGATTGCCCTGGGCAGCCAGCTGTCGGGCTTCAACGCC ATGATCAATTACTCCACCAAGATGTTTGAGGATGCCTTCAGTGAAGCCAAATACCTGACGCTGGGTGTGGGCGCTGCGAACCTGACCTTCTCTGTGGTGGCA TTCTTCCTGATGGAGAAGGCTGGGCGGAGGAAGCTGCTGCTAACGGGGTTCCTAATCATCTTAGTGTGCAACCTGCTCCTGACCATCGTGGACGGCCTACAG ACCCTGGTGCCGCAACTTCAGTTCCTGCAGGTAGTTGCGGTGTTCTGTCTGGTCGCTGCTTACGAGCTGGGTCCCGGACCCATCTCCTGGTTCATCGCCGCCGAGCTGTTTGACCAGCAGGCCCGGCCTATCGCCATGGCTTTTACCAGCATGTTAAACTGGGGAGGGAAGTTCCTTCTCGCCCTCATCTATCCCCCGTTACTG gATGTGTTGGGCGGCTACGTCTACCTGCTCTTCATGGCCATAGCTCTAGTTTCCCTCTGCGTCACCTGGTTCCGGATGCCGGAGACCAGGGGCCGCAGCTTTGACGACATCGCTGAGGAGTTCCGCGGGGCAGAGGGAATTCTCATGCAGAACAAGAGTCACTTCAACACTTTTTAA